A genomic window from Periweissella cryptocerci includes:
- the rplJ gene encoding 50S ribosomal protein L10 — MSESAIAVKAGLVEETAAKFTEAVSSVVVDVRGLTVEQSNALRKSLREEGIELKVIKNKILTRAADAANLSDLKEIFNGPSAVAFSKEDAIAPARILKEYADKIEALEIKGGVIDGTIASVEEINKYAALPSRDGLLSMLLSTLQAPVRNFAYAVKAVSDAKDEEPAA; from the coding sequence ATGAGTGAATCAGCTATTGCCGTTAAGGCAGGTTTGGTTGAAGAAACAGCCGCTAAGTTTACTGAAGCAGTATCATCTGTTGTTGTTGACGTACGTGGTTTAACTGTTGAACAATCAAACGCATTGCGTAAATCTCTTCGTGAAGAAGGAATCGAATTGAAGGTTATCAAGAACAAAATCTTGACTCGTGCCGCTGACGCAGCCAACCTTTCTGATTTGAAGGAAATCTTCAACGGCCCATCTGCAGTTGCCTTTTCTAAGGAAGACGCAATCGCACCTGCCCGTATCTTGAAGGAATACGCCGATAAGATCGAAGCCCTTGAAATCAAGGGTGGTGTTATCGACGGTACTATCGCTTCAGTTGAAGAAATCAACAAGTACGCAGCATTACCATCACGTGATGGCTTGTTGTCAATGTTGCTTTCTACATTGCAAGCACCTGTCCGCAACTTTGCATACGCCGTTAAGGCCGTATCAGATGCCAAGGACGAAGAACCAGCCGCTTAA
- a CDS encoding redoxin NrdH, translating to MSKLTVFTKNNCIQCKMTKRFLSEHGIDFEEKNINENPEYIDYLKGQGFAAVPVVEGTGIETIAGFRPDVLKKLA from the coding sequence ATGTCAAAATTAACTGTATTTACTAAAAACAACTGTATCCAATGTAAGATGACTAAGCGCTTCTTATCAGAACACGGCATCGATTTTGAAGAAAAGAACATCAACGAAAACCCTGAATACATCGACTATTTAAAGGGTCAAGGCTTCGCAGCCGTTCCGGTTGTTGAAGGTACTGGCATCGAAACTATTGCCGGATTCCGACCAGATGTCTTAAAAAAGTTAGCTTAA
- the nrdF gene encoding class 1b ribonucleoside-diphosphate reductase subunit beta — MTEAYKAINWNEIEDAIDKATWEKLTEQFWLDTRIPLSNDLDDWRQMNTTEQYLVGHIFGGLTLLDTVQSQDGMSALKKDIRTQQEEAVFNNIEFMESVHAKSYSSIFETLNTPAEIDEIFDWTNTNEFLQWKAQRINGIYQTGTPLQKKIASVFLETFLFYSGFYTPLYYLGHNQLVNVAEIIKLILRDESVHGTYIGYKFQLGFNELPEEEQEELKGWMYDLLYDLYDNEEKYTHQMYDEIGWSESVLTFLRYNANKALMNLGQDPMFPDGADDVNPVVMNGISTSTSNHDFFSQVGNGYRLGQVEVMDNDDYNYGLDK, encoded by the coding sequence ATGACTGAAGCATATAAAGCTATTAACTGGAACGAAATCGAAGATGCCATTGATAAGGCAACTTGGGAAAAATTAACGGAACAATTCTGGTTAGACACCCGGATTCCATTATCAAACGATTTGGATGATTGGCGTCAAATGAACACTACTGAACAATACTTAGTTGGCCACATTTTTGGTGGTTTAACTTTGCTTGATACCGTGCAATCACAAGACGGGATGTCAGCTTTGAAAAAAGACATCCGCACGCAACAAGAAGAAGCGGTCTTCAACAACATTGAATTCATGGAATCAGTGCACGCTAAGTCTTACTCATCAATTTTTGAAACTTTGAACACCCCCGCTGAAATTGACGAAATCTTTGATTGGACAAACACCAACGAATTTCTCCAATGGAAAGCCCAACGGATCAATGGTATCTACCAAACTGGGACCCCTTTGCAAAAGAAAATTGCCTCAGTCTTCTTGGAAACTTTCTTGTTCTACTCTGGTTTCTACACGCCATTGTACTACTTGGGCCACAACCAATTAGTGAACGTGGCGGAAATCATCAAGTTAATCTTGCGTGACGAATCAGTCCACGGAACTTACATCGGTTACAAGTTCCAATTAGGCTTCAACGAATTGCCTGAAGAAGAACAAGAAGAACTTAAGGGCTGGATGTATGACTTGTTGTACGACTTGTATGACAACGAAGAAAAATACACCCACCAAATGTACGACGAAATTGGCTGGTCAGAATCAGTCTTAACCTTCTTACGTTACAACGCCAACAAGGCTTTGATGAACTTAGGTCAAGATCCAATGTTCCCTGATGGCGCCGATGACGTTAACCCAGTTGTTATGAATGGGATTTCAACTTCAACTTCTAACCACGATTTCTTCTCCCAAGTTGGGAATGGTTACCGTTTGGGCCAAGTTGAAGTAATGGACAACGATGACTACAACTACGGTCTTGATAAATAG
- a CDS encoding TIGR00730 family Rossman fold protein: MSIKSVAVFCGSHKGKNPHFSEQAALLGHYLAAHELELVYGGSEDGLMGVVALATMKAGGRVYGVHPANLTESRMNPADITELITVPDMDTRKRKMIERADAFIVLPGGFGTLEELGQVISWSKIDLQEKPTAFFNIDNFYDTLWAWLNETIEAGFVPKSDLDLVYNGSSIEDIFGYFDAFKYPEQYKK, from the coding sequence ATGTCAATCAAATCAGTGGCCGTTTTTTGCGGTTCACACAAAGGCAAAAATCCGCACTTTTCTGAACAAGCCGCATTATTAGGCCATTATCTGGCCGCCCACGAACTCGAACTTGTTTATGGTGGTTCTGAAGATGGCCTAATGGGTGTCGTCGCCCTCGCCACCATGAAAGCTGGTGGGCGCGTGTACGGTGTTCACCCCGCCAACTTGACGGAATCTCGAATGAATCCCGCCGATATCACTGAATTAATCACCGTTCCCGACATGGACACGCGCAAACGTAAAATGATTGAGCGCGCCGATGCGTTTATCGTCTTACCCGGCGGTTTTGGAACGCTGGAAGAACTGGGGCAAGTTATTTCGTGGTCGAAAATCGACCTGCAAGAAAAACCGACTGCTTTTTTCAACATTGATAACTTCTACGACACACTGTGGGCTTGGCTAAACGAAACCATCGAAGCCGGTTTTGTCCCCAAAAGTGACCTCGACTTAGTTTACAATGGTAGCTCAATTGAAGATATTTTTGGCTATTTCGATGCCTTCAAATACCCCGAGCAATATAAAAAATAA
- a CDS encoding L,D-transpeptidase family protein, protein MKAKLIVRSFVSLMCLATLGMTVTTAHAAVTGETSATTTRKVKETPPAESAKPVVKLTNLRKFMYVGQYNRFKATINKDSGLKIAKYRVSSSNPKVLKVSNGLLTRGMKLGVARVTVKMTLSNKQIVTQRFSVRVVAPVMSTAKASGYRIVKSSANVWTKPYYKAQQNKHADASKNVQGYMVKLSQKATTVDNKVYYQVALPGSGQKVGWVPASGLKPAGQYWRNATGGKTINVKKTKNLNVEVSVAKQRVYLKSGNKIVYTMLCSTGAYATPTVLGHFKLSSGGSYFWGGNGGAKYWRAFAPGGYYFHSIPTTSANGAYGTQYGNQLGHRASHGCIRLSVADSIWFYKNMPNGTKVYVH, encoded by the coding sequence ATGAAAGCAAAATTAATTGTACGTAGTTTCGTTAGTTTGATGTGTCTGGCGACTTTGGGGATGACTGTGACCACCGCCCACGCCGCTGTGACGGGGGAAACTAGTGCCACAACAACCCGTAAAGTTAAAGAAACTCCACCAGCTGAATCGGCGAAACCAGTTGTCAAACTGACTAATCTGCGGAAGTTCATGTATGTTGGTCAATATAATCGTTTTAAGGCCACAATCAACAAAGATAGCGGCTTGAAAATCGCGAAGTACCGCGTGTCGTCAAGCAATCCCAAGGTATTGAAAGTTTCCAACGGATTGCTCACTCGGGGGATGAAATTGGGGGTGGCCAGGGTGACGGTTAAGATGACGTTGAGTAATAAGCAAATTGTGACCCAACGCTTTAGTGTGCGGGTTGTGGCACCAGTAATGTCGACCGCCAAGGCGAGCGGGTACCGGATTGTTAAGAGTTCAGCGAATGTTTGGACGAAGCCATACTATAAAGCCCAACAGAATAAGCATGCTGACGCCAGCAAAAATGTCCAAGGGTATATGGTTAAGTTAAGCCAAAAAGCCACGACGGTTGATAACAAAGTTTATTATCAAGTAGCATTGCCAGGGTCGGGGCAAAAAGTTGGCTGGGTGCCCGCATCTGGTCTGAAGCCCGCTGGTCAATACTGGCGTAATGCGACAGGTGGGAAAACTATTAATGTCAAAAAAACGAAGAACTTGAATGTGGAAGTATCAGTTGCCAAACAGCGAGTTTACCTTAAATCAGGCAACAAAATTGTGTATACGATGCTGTGTTCAACAGGTGCCTACGCAACGCCAACTGTGCTAGGGCACTTCAAGTTGAGTAGTGGTGGTTCGTATTTCTGGGGTGGCAACGGTGGTGCGAAGTACTGGCGCGCATTTGCGCCTGGTGGTTATTATTTCCACAGCATCCCAACCACGTCGGCAAATGGGGCGTACGGTACCCAATATGGTAATCAGTTGGGACACCGCGCCTCACATGGCTGCATTCGCTTGAGTGTTGCGGATTCAATCTGGTTCTACAAGAACATGCCCAATGGTACGAAAGTTTACGTACATTAA
- the nrdE gene encoding class 1b ribonucleoside-diphosphate reductase subunit alpha, which yields MSLKSIKDVTYFDLNNEVNIPKNNSIQLEKDKEALAAFFKENIEPNTMQFKTLRDRFDFLMDNDFIEKAFVLKYNFSFIEDLYDYLESQKFQFKSFMAAYKFYAQYALKSNDNKYYIESYMDRVAMNALYFANGDTELAMSLADEMIHQRYQPATPSFLNAGKSRRGELVSCFVVQSTDDMNSIGRMINSALQLSRIGGGVGMNLSNLREAGAPIKGIENAASGVVPVMKLLEDSFSYSNQLGQRQGAGVVYLNVFHPDIMQFLATKKENADEKIRVKTLSLGLTVPDKFYELVRTNEDMFLFSPYDVEKFYGTPFNYVDITAEYDNMVANPAIRKYKISARNLETEISKLQQESGYPYIVNIDMANRENPVAGKIISSNLCSEILQVQTPSDINNTQGYDKMGIDVSCNLGSINIANMMDTPDFGKSVEAMMRALSFVSDSSQLDIVPSIQKGNNEAHAVGLGAMGLHGFLAKNHIMYGDADSLDFTNVFFMMVNFYTLVASNKIAKERKETFKDFDKSTYFTGEYFDKYTSQDWGPKSAKVVDLFGGQHIPTREDWAQLAADVKEFGLYNRNRMAIAPTGSISYINDATSSLHPIVNRIEERQEKKIGKIYYPAPYLSNDTIPYYKSAYDTDMRLVIDIYATAQQHIDQGMALTLFMRSTLPEGLYEWKNGRTDKMTTRDLNILRNYAYNKGCKSVYYVRTFTDDGGEAGVNECESCSI from the coding sequence ATGAGCTTAAAATCAATCAAGGATGTGACTTACTTCGATTTGAACAATGAAGTAAACATTCCAAAGAACAATTCGATCCAATTGGAAAAGGATAAAGAAGCCCTCGCCGCTTTCTTTAAAGAAAATATTGAACCTAACACAATGCAATTCAAAACTTTGCGCGACCGTTTTGATTTCTTGATGGATAATGATTTCATCGAAAAAGCCTTCGTTTTGAAATACAACTTCAGTTTTATCGAAGACCTTTATGACTACTTGGAAAGCCAAAAATTCCAATTCAAGTCTTTCATGGCCGCTTACAAATTCTATGCTCAATATGCTTTGAAGTCTAACGATAACAAGTATTACATTGAAAGCTACATGGATCGGGTCGCAATGAACGCCTTGTATTTTGCCAACGGTGACACTGAACTTGCAATGTCATTAGCTGATGAAATGATCCACCAACGCTACCAACCAGCGACCCCTTCATTCTTGAATGCTGGTAAATCTCGTCGGGGCGAATTGGTTTCATGTTTCGTTGTGCAATCAACCGATGATATGAATTCAATCGGTCGGATGATTAACTCAGCGCTCCAATTGTCACGTATCGGTGGTGGTGTCGGCATGAACCTTTCTAACTTGCGTGAAGCTGGTGCCCCAATCAAGGGTATCGAAAACGCCGCTTCTGGTGTCGTACCAGTGATGAAATTGTTGGAAGATTCTTTCTCATACTCAAACCAACTTGGCCAACGTCAAGGTGCTGGTGTGGTTTACTTGAACGTCTTCCACCCAGACATCATGCAATTCCTCGCAACTAAGAAGGAAAACGCCGATGAAAAAATTCGGGTTAAGACGCTTTCACTTGGTTTAACTGTACCAGATAAGTTCTACGAATTGGTACGCACTAACGAAGACATGTTCCTCTTTTCTCCATACGATGTTGAAAAGTTTTATGGCACACCATTTAACTACGTTGATATCACTGCTGAATACGATAACATGGTCGCTAACCCTGCCATCCGTAAGTACAAAATCAGTGCCCGTAACTTAGAAACTGAAATTTCAAAACTCCAACAAGAATCTGGCTACCCATACATCGTGAACATCGACATGGCTAACCGTGAAAACCCAGTTGCTGGTAAGATTATTTCATCTAATTTGTGTTCTGAAATCTTGCAAGTACAAACTCCATCAGACATCAACAACACCCAAGGTTATGACAAAATGGGAATTGATGTTTCATGTAACTTAGGTTCAATCAACATTGCTAACATGATGGACACACCTGATTTTGGTAAGTCTGTTGAAGCAATGATGCGTGCTTTGTCATTTGTTTCTGACTCATCACAACTTGATATTGTGCCTTCAATCCAAAAAGGTAACAACGAAGCTCACGCGGTTGGTCTTGGTGCGATGGGACTTCACGGTTTCTTAGCTAAAAACCACATCATGTACGGTGACGCTGATTCACTTGATTTCACCAATGTCTTCTTCATGATGGTTAACTTCTACACTTTAGTCGCTTCAAATAAAATCGCCAAAGAACGCAAGGAAACTTTCAAGGACTTTGATAAGTCAACTTACTTCACCGGTGAATACTTCGACAAGTACACATCACAAGATTGGGGTCCAAAGTCTGCTAAGGTTGTTGATTTATTTGGTGGTCAACACATCCCTACACGCGAAGACTGGGCTCAATTAGCAGCGGATGTTAAGGAATTTGGTTTGTACAACCGTAACCGTATGGCCATTGCGCCAACTGGTTCAATTTCATACATCAACGATGCAACTTCATCATTGCACCCTATCGTTAACCGTATCGAAGAACGTCAAGAAAAGAAGATTGGTAAGATTTACTATCCAGCACCATACTTATCAAACGACACAATTCCTTACTACAAATCAGCCTACGATACCGACATGCGTTTGGTTATCGACATCTACGCAACCGCACAACAACACATCGACCAAGGTATGGCGTTGACGTTGTTCATGCGTTCAACATTGCCAGAAGGTTTGTACGAATGGAAGAACGGCCGTACTGATAAAATGACCACCCGGGACTTGAACATTTTACGCAACTACGCCTACAACAAGGGCTGTAAGTCAGTGTACTATGTGCGGACATTTACCGATGATGGTGGTGAAGCTGGCGTCAACGAATGCGAAAGCTGCTCAATCTAA
- a CDS encoding class I SAM-dependent methyltransferase yields the protein MNNHYYTENPDVAHAEHTWEFALLNHNIKFTTDNGVFSKQTVDYGSRVMIEAFRENNAPSGKILDLGTGYGPVGISLALAYPDRTLDMVDVNNLALSLAERNTQANGVAGRTNVFHSDVYADVTDKYAAILTNPPVRAGKDVVSMMISDAAQHLVPGGTLTVVLQKKQGAPSAKKLMEETFGNAEIIRKDKGYYILESTYTDTEK from the coding sequence ATGAATAATCACTACTATACTGAAAACCCAGATGTGGCGCATGCTGAACACACTTGGGAGTTCGCACTCTTAAATCACAATATTAAGTTCACCACCGATAACGGTGTTTTTTCAAAACAAACCGTCGATTACGGTTCACGGGTCATGATTGAAGCGTTCCGTGAAAATAACGCTCCGTCAGGTAAAATCCTCGACTTGGGTACCGGCTATGGTCCTGTGGGGATTTCATTAGCGTTGGCCTATCCTGATCGGACACTAGATATGGTAGATGTGAATAATTTGGCCTTGAGTTTAGCCGAACGGAATACCCAAGCAAATGGTGTTGCGGGTCGGACTAATGTTTTCCATTCCGACGTGTATGCGGATGTGACCGATAAATATGCCGCAATTTTGACGAACCCCCCAGTGCGCGCTGGTAAAGATGTCGTATCAATGATGATTAGCGATGCGGCCCAACATCTTGTGCCTGGTGGGACATTGACTGTGGTACTGCAAAAGAAACAAGGAGCACCATCGGCTAAAAAATTGATGGAAGAAACTTTTGGGAACGCTGAGATTATTCGCAAGGATAAAGGTTACTATATCTTGGAAAGTACTTATACTGATACTGAGAAGTAG
- a CDS encoding MucBP domain-containing protein, with translation MNNKTKHRDYKKVKHVMYASLAAATLAGGMGTTPIVLAEALEADVAMQNDDSNNTEKANTRPVVEIPDVLPDGKVATAQTENKVEKLEKTQQVTAAEQAKQNRGTKEKATKSAATKDKTARVGHVFTYADFSYDSAGTTITGFSSAFTSSEAYRNWDGDLTITGDDFENLVAIGVEAFGIAQNNTKKYPNLKKVVLQGLPTLQHIREAAFEGTFGTGIDIESVRLVDLPMLDDIGSRAFALNSTLTTVVLEKLPVLKRFGDAGSSYCFAAGSFSEISIIGLPSLEEIGYCAFGYNPNLQTINLVDLPSLEYIAGEAFFVGVDDYNAVQNVNVGGLNPLNPDFYISNGFDGVPSGGVVTPVGVVDRDKPTADDLAVAVTFRDAINNQGWFSTPDTVWYINNKVNYQYVDQKGRPITKGTDGTPVGPQTADVRISDSVLKGSDFFTAPSAPEIAGYSNGTLEGDKTRAITSLNQPIIYRYNQDDAEAFTVYWVDSDGTVLDSKEFEGQPDEIVDLTLRDDFPGYRFQSLMSSTDASTADTGSWTSADNLIDNPDSLNYGDNAGRSYKFVYAAIGSVTYKYIDQYGAEIKQDSNGDDVTPFSIAGVKDEAYEFSGVPEIAGYGTGKYVSGDETKVIGAGDREIVYQFRKIAEPITIYRVDTDGKELQDPEEISGYVDDLVDLTPKDFDNYDFKELYGSTNSTSRLVPDLTWEHRDELIGTNFKFDENTAQSYKFVYAKRGATPDGSDKPNSGTTPDKTDTASGNENDKTPDKTNGDEIPGKLPSSGGGDKQPGKKDDSHNKAGQTNRKDSAKNTSNNGATTTNADKAKLPKSGSVKDYVVPVLGLTVLVGLFGVVAFKKKWKL, from the coding sequence ATGAATAATAAAACGAAACATCGCGATTATAAAAAAGTTAAGCACGTAATGTACGCTAGTCTGGCAGCGGCAACCTTAGCTGGTGGGATGGGGACGACACCAATTGTGCTGGCGGAAGCTTTGGAAGCCGATGTAGCAATGCAAAACGATGACTCTAATAATACTGAAAAAGCTAACACGCGCCCGGTTGTTGAAATTCCCGATGTGCTACCGGATGGAAAAGTAGCTACGGCCCAAACTGAAAATAAAGTCGAAAAGTTAGAAAAAACACAGCAAGTTACTGCCGCTGAGCAAGCTAAGCAAAACCGCGGGACGAAAGAAAAAGCAACAAAGAGTGCGGCTACTAAGGATAAAACTGCGCGCGTTGGCCATGTTTTTACATACGCCGATTTTTCTTATGATTCAGCTGGTACAACAATCACTGGATTTAGTTCAGCGTTCACTTCATCTGAGGCATATAGAAATTGGGATGGCGATTTAACGATTACTGGTGATGATTTTGAAAATCTTGTTGCCATTGGCGTGGAAGCTTTTGGGATAGCACAAAATAACACCAAAAAATACCCAAATTTGAAAAAAGTTGTACTTCAAGGTTTACCCACGTTGCAACATATTAGGGAAGCTGCATTTGAAGGAACATTTGGAACTGGAATTGATATTGAATCAGTTAGATTAGTTGATTTACCAATGCTAGATGATATTGGAAGCAGAGCGTTTGCATTGAATAGTACTTTGACAACAGTGGTGCTTGAAAAACTGCCTGTTTTAAAGCGTTTTGGGGATGCTGGTAGTTCCTATTGTTTTGCAGCGGGGAGCTTTTCCGAAATTAGTATAATTGGATTACCAAGTTTAGAAGAGATTGGGTACTGTGCATTCGGATATAATCCCAATTTACAAACTATTAATTTAGTTGATTTACCAAGTTTAGAATATATTGCGGGAGAGGCATTTTTTGTGGGAGTTGATGATTATAATGCGGTACAAAATGTCAACGTTGGCGGGCTTAATCCCCTTAATCCCGATTTTTATATTAGCAATGGTTTTGACGGGGTGCCCAGTGGTGGTGTTGTTACCCCAGTGGGTGTTGTTGATAGGGATAAACCAACTGCCGATGATTTAGCGGTGGCGGTTACATTTAGGGATGCTATCAATAATCAAGGATGGTTTTCAACACCTGACACAGTCTGGTATATCAACAACAAGGTCAATTATCAATATGTTGATCAAAAAGGGCGACCAATAACAAAGGGAACAGATGGCACTCCAGTTGGTCCGCAAACTGCTGATGTACGTATCAGTGATTCGGTACTCAAAGGCAGTGATTTTTTTACTGCTCCTAGCGCGCCTGAAATTGCGGGATATAGCAATGGTACCCTAGAGGGGGATAAGACTCGTGCAATTACTAGCTTGAATCAACCGATTATTTATCGCTACAATCAAGATGACGCAGAGGCGTTTACTGTTTATTGGGTTGACAGTGATGGCACTGTGCTAGATTCTAAAGAATTTGAAGGGCAACCCGATGAAATTGTTGACTTAACGCTACGTGATGATTTTCCTGGTTATCGCTTCCAAAGTTTAATGAGTAGCACTGACGCAAGCACAGCTGATACGGGTAGCTGGACTAGCGCTGATAATTTAATCGATAATCCGGATAGCTTGAATTACGGTGATAATGCTGGTCGGAGCTACAAGTTTGTCTATGCGGCAATTGGTTCGGTCACATATAAATATATTGATCAGTATGGCGCCGAAATTAAGCAAGATAGCAATGGTGATGATGTGACACCGTTCAGTATTGCTGGTGTTAAAGATGAGGCGTATGAATTTTCCGGGGTACCTGAAATTGCAGGCTATGGCACTGGAAAATACGTTTCCGGTGATGAAACTAAAGTTATTGGAGCCGGTGACCGTGAAATCGTTTATCAATTCCGCAAAATTGCCGAACCGATTACAATTTACCGCGTTGATACTGACGGCAAGGAACTACAAGATCCGGAAGAAATTTCAGGTTACGTGGATGACTTGGTTGATTTAACACCAAAAGACTTTGATAATTATGATTTCAAGGAGCTCTACGGTAGCACCAATAGTACATCACGACTTGTGCCCGACCTCACTTGGGAGCATCGCGATGAATTAATTGGGACGAATTTCAAATTTGATGAAAATACGGCCCAGAGTTATAAATTTGTGTACGCTAAGAGGGGGGCGACCCCAGATGGTAGCGATAAGCCAAATTCTGGCACAACGCCTGACAAAACTGATACCGCATCGGGCAATGAAAATGATAAAACGCCCGATAAAACCAACGGTGATGAAATACCAGGAAAGCTACCAAGCTCCGGTGGTGGTGACAAACAACCTGGTAAGAAGGATGACAGCCACAATAAAGCGGGTCAAACAAACCGTAAAGATTCGGCAAAGAATACTAGTAATAATGGCGCCACAACCACTAATGCAGATAAAGCAAAATTACCAAAATCTGGTAGCGTAAAAGATTATGTCGTACCAGTTCTCGGGCTGACCGTGCTCGTCGGCTTGTTCGGGGTAGTTGCGTTTAAAAAGAAATGGAAATTGTAG
- the tadA gene encoding tRNA adenosine(34) deaminase TadA, with protein sequence MTELSIETQQKYMREALKQARKAGMIGEVPIGAVIVHDGEIIGRGYNLREHAQDATIHAEIMAIQEANRNIGSWRLEDCQMFVTLEPCPMCAGAIINSRIPELFFGARDPKAGVVGSLYNLLTDERFNHQVEVHERVLAKDAGELLQAFFQDIRKRRKAAKQARKAAEAGKKEIDG encoded by the coding sequence ATGACGGAACTTTCTATTGAGACACAACAAAAATATATGCGCGAAGCCTTGAAACAAGCGCGCAAGGCGGGGATGATTGGCGAAGTGCCGATTGGAGCGGTGATTGTGCATGATGGCGAAATAATTGGCCGCGGCTATAATTTACGTGAGCACGCCCAAGATGCAACGATTCATGCGGAAATCATGGCAATCCAAGAAGCTAATCGCAATATTGGCTCATGGCGCTTAGAAGATTGCCAAATGTTTGTAACATTGGAACCATGTCCTATGTGTGCGGGTGCGATTATCAATTCCCGAATTCCGGAGCTGTTCTTTGGAGCACGTGATCCCAAAGCGGGCGTCGTTGGCAGTTTGTACAATTTATTAACCGACGAACGCTTTAACCACCAAGTGGAAGTGCATGAACGTGTGTTAGCCAAAGATGCCGGCGAGTTATTACAAGCATTTTTCCAAGATATTCGTAAACGACGCAAGGCAGCCAAGCAAGCACGGAAGGCTGCCGAAGCGGGAAAAAAAGAGATTGACGGTTAA
- the rplL gene encoding 50S ribosomal protein L7/L12 produces the protein MALNKDVIIEELKTATILELADLVSAIEEEFGVSAAAPVAAAGAAGAGEAAKTEFDVELTSAGSAKIKVIKAVREATGLGLKEAKDLVDGAPSIIKEALPEADADALVAALEEAGASAAKK, from the coding sequence ATGGCTTTGAACAAAGACGTTATCATTGAAGAATTGAAAACTGCTACTATCTTGGAACTTGCTGATCTTGTTTCAGCAATCGAAGAAGAATTCGGTGTTTCTGCTGCTGCTCCTGTAGCTGCTGCTGGTGCTGCTGGTGCCGGTGAAGCTGCTAAGACTGAATTCGACGTTGAATTGACTTCAGCTGGTTCAGCTAAGATCAAGGTTATCAAGGCAGTTCGTGAAGCAACTGGCTTGGGCTTGAAAGAAGCTAAGGACTTAGTTGATGGTGCACCATCAATCATCAAGGAAGCTCTTCCAGAAGCTGATGCTGATGCTCTTGTTGCTGCTCTTGAAGAAGCTGGTGCTTCTGCAGCCAAGAAGTAA
- a CDS encoding GntR family transcriptional regulator, with translation MANAEPFYCTKIKEAVFTQGDRALKSVIYDTLARLIRSGEIEPGTELKQPEIANFVGISREPVRQALAALAKQGLIGNDCGRYWRVIYFTKQHLAEFRELTTFFDTLAGRQAIVHYTDAELQYLVNLWKPDQISVPDEQGAMLLLRRFDGYLYKYMTSLFKGHYQRLMRQYRESLYLHELANLERRPQLLHEKYQIALALQTRDEGQIQTAITKHYTAMADFVLEHRHLL, from the coding sequence TTGGCGAATGCAGAACCATTTTATTGTACAAAAATTAAGGAAGCGGTCTTTACACAGGGGGACCGGGCGCTAAAAAGTGTGATTTATGACACACTTGCACGCTTGATTAGAAGCGGGGAAATTGAACCAGGAACGGAATTAAAGCAACCGGAAATCGCTAATTTTGTTGGTATCAGCCGTGAACCAGTGCGCCAAGCGTTGGCGGCGTTAGCGAAGCAAGGTTTAATCGGCAATGATTGTGGGCGCTATTGGCGCGTCATTTATTTTACGAAACAACACTTAGCTGAATTTCGAGAATTAACGACCTTCTTCGATACGTTGGCTGGGCGCCAGGCAATTGTGCATTACACCGATGCAGAATTACAGTATTTGGTGAACCTGTGGAAACCTGATCAAATCTCGGTACCCGATGAACAGGGGGCAATGTTGCTGCTGAGACGTTTTGATGGGTATTTATACAAATACATGACTTCGTTATTCAAAGGCCACTACCAGCGGCTAATGCGGCAATATCGGGAGTCATTGTATCTCCACGAGCTCGCCAACCTGGAGCGCCGCCCGCAGCTGTTACATGAAAAATATCAGATTGCGCTCGCCCTCCAAACGCGCGATGAAGGGCAGATTCAAACGGCAATCACAAAGCATTATACGGCGATGGCGGATTTTGTCCTGGAACATCGGCATTTATTATAA